A window from Fusarium musae strain F31 chromosome 8, whole genome shotgun sequence encodes these proteins:
- a CDS encoding hypothetical protein (EggNog:ENOG41), whose amino-acid sequence MDAALLPINDQVARFRQAIECNKTLMAVLSRAAEMKLPNWYLAAGALTQTVWNVVTNRNPELGIDDYDLIYFDDSDLSWEAEDAVIQAGKKIFADIPTEVEIRNQARVHLWYEKKFGKPCPQHRSSEASMTTWGTNTALIGVRLREDGEWDIFAPWGFSDMFTLTVRPNQLIMTEETYHKKVQRWTKLWPELTIMPWK is encoded by the coding sequence ATGGACGCCGCTCTCCTTCCAATCAATGACCAAGTCGCTCGATTTCGCCAAGCAATAGAATGCAACAAAACACTCATGGCCGTTTTATCGCGCGCGGCTGAAATGAAGCTGCCCAATTGGTACCTTGCCGCTGGTGCACTCACGCAAACGGTTTGGAACGTCGTTACCAACCGCAACCCAGAACTTGGTATTGACGACTACGACTTGATCTACTTTGACGACTCAGATCTCTCATGGGAGGCTGAGGATGCTGTTATTCAGGCCGGCAAGAAGATCTTTGCGGATATCCCTACTGAAGTTGAGATCCGCAACCAAGCACGCGTGCATCTCTGGTATGAGAAGAAGTTTGGCAAGCCGTGCCCTCAGCATCGATCCAGCGAGGCATCTATGACTACTTGGGGGACCAATACGGCACTTATCGGCGTTCGATTGAGAGAGGATGGAGAATGGGATATCTTTGCGCCATGGGGATTCTCGGACATGTTTACCCTGACGGTGCGCCCGAATCAGTTGATCATGACAGAAGAGACATATCACAAGAAAGTACAGCGTTGGACTAAGCTGTGGCCCGAGTTGACAATCATGCCTTGGAAATAA
- a CDS encoding hypothetical protein (EggNog:ENOG41) translates to MATQFELNDMPAAKHPRSTVEDASVSSDQDHMDNAQLAKLGKKSVLKRNFGGWTILGFSCAVLVTWEGTLMNFAPGLSNGGSAGLIYGYIFVWVGVLSSFACLCELVSIAPMAAGQYHWVAMLAPPRYSKYLSYITGWMNLAGWQGTSAAAGFLTATMIQGLVIFTTPSYDAKTWHGSLMIWACVLVAIIINTVVSALLPILEGMILILHLIGFFAILITLLVFRDNDNGTEVFTEWRNSGNWPTQGLSWFVGLLGCVFSFTGVDCSFHMCEEVRNPSLIVPRSIMGSITINGLLGFGMVIAMLYSATDIDAAIETPTGYPFMEIFYQATGSKAGTAGMVSLIIVMTLSATVGVIASTSRMLWAFARDNALPFSPFLSRVESRTNMPVWSITTTCVISCIIGLINLGSSVVYNAIVSVAISGLYASYFMPAILLLYRRCDKNYEIRNIHGDGQILEWGPWHLKGMFGIINNTFACIFITIVWFFSLWPPSTPVDAKSMNYASLMTGGIGILATIYYFLRANKIYVGPKKEI, encoded by the exons ATGGCTACTCAGTTCGAACTCAACGATATGCCTGCTGCGAAACATCCCCGATCGACGGTCGAAGACGCTTCGGTGTCTAGTGATCAGGATCACATGGACAATGCGCAATTGGCAAAGCTTGGAAAGAAATCAGTCCTCAAG AGAAACTTTGGAGGCTGGACAATCCTAGGCTTTAGCTGCGCCGTCCTCGTCACCTGGGAGGGAACCCTCATGAACTTCGCGCCCGGTCTCAGCAACGGAGGCAGCGCGGGTCTCATCTACGGCTACATCTTCGTCTGGGTAGGCGTCCTCAGCTCCTTCGCGTGTCTCTGCGAACTCGTGTCGATCGCCCCGATGGCTGCTGGCCAGTACCACTGGGTCGCTATGCTTGCGCCGCCACGATACTCGAAATATCTCAGCTACATCACCGGATGGATGAACTTGGCTGGGTGGCAGGGAACGTCTGCTGCTGCGGGTTTCCTTACTGCTACGATGATTCAGGGTCTTGTTATCTTTACGACGCCGTCTTATGATGCGAAGACGTGGCATGGTAGCTTGATGATCTGGGCTTGTGTCCTGGTTGCTATCATTATTAACACTGTCGTTAGCGCTTTACTTCCGATTCTGGAGGGGATGATCTTGATTCTGCACCTTATCGGCTTCTTTGCTATTCTCATTACGCTTCTTGTCTTTCGCGACAATGACAATGGCACTGAAGTGTTTACTGAATGGCGCAACTCGGGCAATTGGCCCACTCAAGGTCTGTCATGGTTTGTTGGACTTTTGGGCTGTGTCTTTTCATTCACTG GTGTCGACTGCTCCTTTCAC ATGTGTGAAGAAGTTAGAAACCCCTCGCTGATCGTCCCCCGTTCCATCATGGGTAGTATTACCATCaacggccttcttggctttggtaTGGTCATCGCCATGCTTTACTCCGCTACCGACATCGACGCAGCCATCGAGACACCAACTGGCTACCCCTTCATGGAGATTTTTTATCAAGCCACCGGATCAAAGGCCGGAACCGCCGGAATGGTGTCACTCATTATCGTCATGACCCTATCTGCTACTGTTGGTGTCATTGCTTCGACATCGCGTATGCTTTGGGCATTTGCTCGTGACAATGCTCTGCCATTCTCACCTTTTCTCTCAAGG GTCGAGAGCCGCACCAACATGCCCGTTTGGTCCATCACTACCACCTGTGTCATCTCTTGCATCATCggtctcatcaacctcggaTCATCAGTTGTCTACAACGCCATCGTCTCAGTCGCCATCTCCGGCCTCTACGCATCATACTTCATGCCcgccatccttcttctctacCGTCGCTGCGACAAAAACTACGAGATCCGCAATATTCACGGCGACGGACAAATTCTCGAATGGGGTCCTTGGCACCTCAAGGGAATGTttggcatcatcaacaacacctttGCTTGCATTTTCATCACCATTGTCTGGTTCTTTAGCTTGTGgcctccttcaactccagTCGATGCTAAGAGCATGAACTACGCTTCTCTGATGACTGGCGGGATTGGTATCTTGGCTACCATTTACTATTTCCTCCGTGCTAACAAGATTTACGTGGGacccaagaaggagatttGA